Within the Myxosarcina sp. GI1 genome, the region CAATGTCTGTCGATCCCCTCAAAAAGATGCTGCCTCCAGCTTGGCAAAATATAAAATTCTTTCAAAAACTTCACAATATTGAAGGTGTAGAAGTAATCAATCTTCATCTTTGGTTCGACCGCAAGCTTACCGATATCGATCAGCTATTGTTTTCTCGTTCGTCTTTACTCAGCGTCTACGCCGACATGAGCAATACCTGTAAGGGTTATGCCGACCCCAATAAATCGATGCTGGAGTTGGTGTTAGCACCAGCCAAAGACTGGATCGCCAAATCCGATGAAGAAATTATTACGGCAACGATGGAAGAACTTAAAAAGCTGTTTCCCGATGATTTTACAGGCGACAATCGCGCCCAACTTTTAAAATCCAAGGTGGTCAAAACTCCACGTTCGGTGTATCGAGCCATTCCTGGCAGACAGGCATATCGTCCCACACAGAAAACTCCTATTGATAACTTTTATCTCGCAGGTAGCTATACTATGCAAGAATATTTGGGAAGTATGGAAGGTGCGGTGCTGTCTGGTAAACTAGCTGCTAAGGCGATCGCCAATGATTATCCAGTCGCCATAGTTAACGAAAACGAACCGAAAAAAACTGCTGTAGAAATCTAACTTAAGACGATCGGCATAAAACGGTTGATAGAATGAGACAATTCTAAACGAGCGAAGCGACTAAAAATATAATCTTACTCTTTGCCCTCCAAAAAAAAGACAGTGTTTCTGTTTGCTTGTGAATGTTGCAACTACCAAAATCACAACCGAAAAAAAATCTCGTCTCGACCGCCGAGTCTTATGAATACTGCCGTCAGGTTACGGCAGAATATGCCAAAACTTTTTATCTCGGCACTTTGTTGATGCCCAAAGAAAAAAGTAGGGCTATTTGGGCAATTTATGCTTGGTGCCGTATGACCGACGAACTGGTAGACGGTGCCAAAGCACAATATACAACTCAAGAAACTCTGGCAGAATGGGAACGGCAGCTAGAATCAGTTTTTGCAGGACAGCCCATTGATGATACAGATGTTGCCTTAGTAGACACCATCAACCGTTTCCCCCTTGATATTCAGCCGTTTCGAGACATGATTGCAGGACAACAAATGGATTTAAACCGCAATCGCTATCAAACTTTTGAAGAGCTAAAGCTCTATTGCTATCGGGTAGCAGGTACGGTAGGTTTGATGTCAAACGCAGTGTTGGGCATCAAAAATCGCTCTAATTCTGTTCCCTGGGAAAAAGGCACGACATACATTCCTACAGATGAAGCGGTAAGTTTGGGCATTGCCATGCAGCTAACCAATATCTTACGGGATGTGGGTGAAGATGCCAGGCGCGATCGCATTTACTTGCCTCTAGAAGATTTAGCTGCTTTTAACTACACCGAAGAGGAACTTTTAGCAGGAGTTATCGACGATCGCTGGCGAGCAATTATGCGCTATCAGATCGAACGAGCGAGAAACTACTATCAGCAGGCAGAGATAGGAATTCGCTATCTGGATTCTCGTTTGGCGGTGTGGTCGGCTCTAATGCTCTATCAAGGAATTTTAGACGCGATCGAAGCTAATAACTATGATGTGTTTAGCCGTAGGGCTTTCGTACCCAACTATAAAAAGTCATTGGCTTTACCTGTCGCCTGGTTGAGAGCGCAAGTCTTATAACAATTTTTCAATGAACAATGAACAGCGAGCAATAAACAGTGAGCAGCGAACATTGTTAAATGTTGAATGCTAAATAATAATTGCTCATTATTAAAGTAGTAACAATGTAGCTGGCAATCTGTTACAATACTTTTGAAATATGAAGTAATTCGTAACTTGCTGACTCGCTACAAACATGAGAATTGAAAATATTAGAACTGCGATCGATAGCGGTCATAAAAGAGCTATAGCTACGTTGGTTTGGGAAAAGCGCGATCGCCCCAGTCAGGAAATTTTTTTTGAAACTACAGAGGATTTTGCCGAAGATTTAACCGCTAATCCCCAGGCTTTTCTAATTGCGGGGATAATTCCTGCCATGCGCTACGGAGAAAGCCGAATTGCTATCGATGCAGAAATTTCTCCTGAATTATATAAGGGTTTGACCGCAGTAATGGAAATCTTTAGCTACTGGTATGGAGAAAAACGTAAGCCCATACCTATTGAGGCTATAGTTCGCAAGCGATCGCTAACAGAGCCGAAAAGCAAGCGAGCGGGTTTATTTTTTTCGGGTGGCGTAGATTCTCTATCGGCTTTGAGAACCAACCGTCTGGCTTTTGCCGAGGAACATCCGCGAGCGGTAAAAGACGGGATTTTGATTTACGGACTGTTGAGCGGCGAAACCGAACCAGAACAGTCTTACACAAAAGTAATTGAGGCAACTACTAAAATCGCCGTAGATGCAGGGCTAAATTTGATTCCCGTTACCACTAATATTTATTCTCACTTACAAGATTTAGACCGAGATTTTAATTTTTGGAAATTTGAGTATCAA harbors:
- the crtB gene encoding 15-cis-phytoene synthase CrtB, with amino-acid sequence MLQLPKSQPKKNLVSTAESYEYCRQVTAEYAKTFYLGTLLMPKEKSRAIWAIYAWCRMTDELVDGAKAQYTTQETLAEWERQLESVFAGQPIDDTDVALVDTINRFPLDIQPFRDMIAGQQMDLNRNRYQTFEELKLYCYRVAGTVGLMSNAVLGIKNRSNSVPWEKGTTYIPTDEAVSLGIAMQLTNILRDVGEDARRDRIYLPLEDLAAFNYTEEELLAGVIDDRWRAIMRYQIERARNYYQQAEIGIRYLDSRLAVWSALMLYQGILDAIEANNYDVFSRRAFVPNYKKSLALPVAWLRAQVL